In Blastopirellula sp. J2-11, a single genomic region encodes these proteins:
- a CDS encoding PVC-type heme-binding CxxCH protein: protein MKKLTYLLSAFVLIGMVLVSTVNAQKCLLPDFEIKLLAEVPEIEHPSVVTCDDQGNLFVGLDPMDMRGPTTKEFDRIVRFEMDAAGQPTRKTVFCEGLAAVFGMIWHDGALYVLHAPHYSVFRDTDGDGVADERKELADGFGPPAGVYGFNDHIVTGTHLGMDGRVYISVGDKGIPKAVGADGSTITLEGGGIARMKLDGTELEIVSSGTRNHLDVAMDSLDNMFTYDNTDDGVGWWTRFTHHVPSGYFGYPYDYHPHPERHLPRISEHGGGSPVGADAYREAAWPADLVDVPFMCEWGKQKVQLFRMTKDGATFQSQMEDFLVADDSGEPFRPQDICFSPNGKHMYVADWNYNGWVNKQVKGRLFRVTYTGDQPAVAKEPPRAPFQAATVDQWIASLAHPAHAERMRAEFAIAKSAAAVKKANQLLSDADAAPLAKIHAIWAGSVHHESDAIPASKKVDSIGVWIAALNDANADVRAQAAKALGLHRSQQAIDSLAQRLQSDDDATVRLHSAVALGRIGDMLAVQKWRNVDSGEPGVVRAREDEKHYVPPSQGDRDLAQVLWPALADKDPTVRHCVMQALRQINNWQDAAHYLQDEKTAAATLVTLTGVYDLAAIDVLRQYALNGSKPAEQAQAIVALKEVYMQAPPYEKGWWGTQPARGKPARSKTIAWSGTDPVAATLRDVLNSTAPSEVRLAAIHALEDVQDDRCTALLREIAAAGKSAEESTAAIIALGQLKDRESATLFASLAANERLADATRREAIKGLAVLGSASAIDQLLAITAADQSSPQLKIVALETLSTLKSEKSIDPVRKLLSDGNPAIRVAAIQALGEIQGEKAVSALIQSLEDENVDVRKAALATLALLKSSEAIPAMLAAADDAETQFDAQLALSAVPDRRALPQYLSAVTSANQELRKATMNALLALRETVRDDIVALNQSGELANRARGPLQSVFETPVPVKEWQLIGPFPKAGDDNQPPAFAFQDAPNAEQLIHVGTRSLQWQMIKTDDKDGRVSPANYLQGSRQSVWCYAYTPVVRDSAGSATLQVGSDDQLTIWVNGKQVYEFDRNSGWSKDRDSLSVDFNAGVNHVWLRCGNDGGPWDFSLATSQRDPKLAFLYQDVPEKLDIASFRNFAGAHSGDAARGKKFFENTQGAACVKCHSVSGVGGKVGPDLVGIGTKYPREELIRSILEPSLRIANGYDTGVVMTVDGTVLTGVLKLESPEAVELVTAEGKTVRIADEDIDDFKRSPLSSMPNGIQEGMQLQDFADIVAYLESLKIAEKP, encoded by the coding sequence ATGAAAAAACTTACCTACCTACTGAGCGCCTTTGTGCTGATCGGAATGGTCCTCGTTTCGACTGTGAATGCTCAGAAATGCCTGCTCCCCGACTTCGAAATAAAATTGCTGGCCGAAGTCCCCGAAATTGAACATCCGTCGGTCGTCACCTGCGATGACCAGGGAAATTTGTTCGTCGGTCTCGACCCGATGGACATGCGGGGGCCGACGACCAAAGAGTTCGATCGGATCGTGCGGTTTGAGATGGACGCCGCTGGCCAGCCGACGCGCAAGACGGTCTTTTGCGAAGGTTTGGCCGCCGTGTTTGGCATGATCTGGCACGATGGAGCGCTCTATGTTTTGCACGCGCCGCACTATTCGGTCTTTCGAGATACCGATGGTGACGGGGTCGCCGACGAACGCAAAGAACTGGCCGATGGCTTTGGTCCGCCGGCCGGCGTTTACGGTTTTAATGATCATATCGTGACCGGCACGCACTTGGGGATGGATGGTCGCGTCTATATCAGCGTTGGCGACAAAGGAATCCCGAAAGCGGTCGGCGCCGATGGCTCGACCATTACGCTGGAAGGAGGCGGCATCGCGCGTATGAAACTGGATGGGACCGAGCTGGAGATCGTCTCTTCCGGAACGCGCAACCATTTGGACGTGGCGATGGACTCGCTCGACAATATGTTCACCTATGACAATACCGACGACGGTGTCGGTTGGTGGACCCGCTTCACGCATCATGTGCCGTCTGGCTACTTTGGCTATCCGTACGACTATCACCCCCATCCCGAACGTCACTTGCCGCGTATCTCAGAGCATGGAGGTGGTTCGCCGGTTGGCGCCGACGCCTATCGAGAAGCGGCCTGGCCGGCCGATCTGGTCGATGTTCCTTTCATGTGCGAATGGGGCAAACAAAAAGTGCAGCTCTTTCGCATGACCAAAGATGGCGCTACCTTCCAGTCGCAGATGGAAGACTTTTTGGTCGCCGACGACAGCGGCGAACCCTTTCGCCCGCAAGACATTTGCTTTAGCCCTAACGGCAAGCATATGTATGTCGCCGACTGGAACTACAACGGCTGGGTCAACAAGCAAGTCAAAGGCCGACTCTTCCGCGTCACCTACACCGGCGATCAACCGGCGGTCGCGAAAGAACCGCCGCGGGCGCCTTTCCAAGCGGCGACCGTTGATCAATGGATCGCATCGCTCGCGCATCCTGCGCACGCCGAGCGAATGCGGGCCGAGTTCGCAATCGCCAAGTCGGCCGCAGCGGTGAAAAAAGCGAATCAACTGCTGAGCGATGCAGACGCTGCTCCGCTGGCCAAGATTCATGCGATTTGGGCCGGCTCGGTCCACCACGAGAGTGATGCGATTCCGGCGAGTAAAAAGGTCGATTCGATCGGCGTTTGGATTGCGGCATTGAATGACGCCAACGCCGATGTTCGCGCCCAAGCCGCCAAAGCGTTGGGACTGCATCGCAGCCAGCAGGCGATTGATTCGCTTGCCCAGCGACTTCAGTCGGACGACGATGCGACGGTTCGGTTACATAGCGCCGTCGCTCTGGGGCGGATTGGTGACATGCTGGCCGTGCAAAAATGGCGTAACGTCGATAGCGGTGAGCCCGGCGTCGTGCGGGCCCGCGAAGACGAAAAGCATTATGTGCCGCCGTCGCAGGGGGACCGCGATTTGGCCCAAGTGCTGTGGCCGGCGCTGGCCGATAAAGACCCAACGGTTCGTCACTGCGTGATGCAGGCCCTACGTCAGATCAACAATTGGCAAGACGCCGCGCACTATTTGCAGGACGAGAAGACTGCCGCCGCCACACTGGTGACGTTGACCGGCGTTTATGACCTTGCGGCGATCGACGTGTTGCGACAGTACGCTTTGAATGGCTCGAAGCCCGCCGAACAGGCGCAAGCGATCGTCGCACTCAAAGAAGTTTACATGCAGGCTCCTCCCTACGAAAAAGGTTGGTGGGGAACGCAACCGGCCCGAGGAAAACCGGCTCGTAGTAAAACGATCGCCTGGTCGGGGACTGATCCGGTCGCGGCGACCTTGCGTGACGTGCTGAACTCCACCGCGCCCAGCGAAGTGCGACTTGCGGCAATCCATGCTTTGGAAGATGTGCAGGATGATCGCTGCACGGCGCTGCTGCGTGAAATCGCAGCGGCCGGCAAGTCGGCGGAAGAGTCGACCGCAGCGATCATCGCGCTAGGGCAGTTGAAAGATCGCGAATCGGCGACGTTGTTCGCGTCGCTCGCCGCCAACGAACGGTTGGCGGATGCGACTCGGCGGGAAGCGATTAAAGGTCTGGCGGTACTTGGTTCGGCTTCCGCAATCGATCAGCTATTGGCGATAACGGCGGCCGATCAAAGTTCGCCGCAGCTGAAGATCGTCGCTCTTGAAACTTTGAGCACGCTCAAAAGCGAGAAGTCGATCGATCCGGTGCGCAAGCTGCTCTCGGACGGCAATCCGGCGATTCGCGTTGCGGCGATCCAAGCGCTGGGCGAAATCCAAGGAGAAAAAGCGGTCTCCGCTTTGATCCAGTCGCTGGAAGATGAGAACGTCGATGTCCGCAAAGCGGCTTTGGCGACGCTCGCGTTGTTAAAATCGAGCGAAGCGATTCCGGCGATGCTTGCGGCGGCTGACGACGCCGAGACTCAATTTGACGCTCAGCTGGCGCTGTCCGCCGTGCCGGATCGTCGTGCTTTGCCGCAATACCTAAGTGCGGTCACGAGCGCCAATCAAGAGTTGCGCAAAGCGACCATGAACGCGCTGCTTGCGTTGCGTGAAACAGTACGTGACGATATTGTGGCTTTGAATCAGAGCGGCGAGTTGGCCAATCGTGCTCGCGGACCATTGCAAAGCGTCTTCGAAACGCCGGTTCCTGTGAAAGAGTGGCAATTGATTGGCCCTTTTCCAAAAGCTGGCGATGACAACCAGCCGCCGGCGTTTGCGTTCCAGGATGCGCCAAATGCGGAACAGTTGATCCACGTTGGTACGCGCAGTTTGCAATGGCAAATGATCAAGACCGACGACAAAGATGGCCGCGTTTCGCCGGCCAATTATCTCCAGGGATCACGGCAGAGCGTTTGGTGCTACGCCTATACCCCCGTGGTTCGCGATTCGGCCGGATCGGCGACGTTGCAGGTCGGCAGCGATGATCAGTTGACCATTTGGGTCAACGGCAAGCAGGTTTACGAGTTCGACCGCAATAGCGGTTGGTCGAAAGACCGCGATTCGTTGAGCGTCGACTTCAACGCCGGCGTCAATCATGTCTGGTTACGTTGCGGCAATGACGGCGGACCTTGGGATTTTTCGTTAGCGACGAGCCAGCGTGATCCGAAACTCGCGTTTCTTTACCAAGATGTGCCGGAGAAACTCGACATCGCATCGTTCCGCAACTTCGCCGGCGCTCATTCTGGCGACGCCGCAAGAGGCAAGAAGTTCTTCGAGAACACGCAAGGCGCCGCCTGCGTCAAATGTCACTCAGTCAGCGGCGTCGGCGGCAAAGTGGGCCCTGACCTGGTCGGGATTGGGACCAAGTATCCGCGTGAAGAGTTGATTCGTTCTATTTTGGAACCCTCGCTGCGGATCGCCAACGGCTACGATACCGGCGTGGTGATGACGGTCGACGGAACGGTTCTTACCGGCGTTTTGAAACTGGAAAGTCCCGAAGCGGTTGAATTGGTGACCGCCGAAGGGAAGACGGTTCGGATCGCGGATGAGGATATCGATGATTTCAAACGGAGCCCGTTGTCTTCGATGCCCAACGGCATTCAAGAAGGGATGCAGTTGCAAGACTTTGCCGACATCGTCGCCTATTTGGAAAGTCTGAAGATTGCCGAGAAGCCATAG
- a CDS encoding amylosucrase: MHSTPPASDHTREATALRRLIPRLKKTFADRIEPNEWETYTRRIDEHFPELFRQLYALYGHQYDFYFHLEGILTSITEMWLDRPSELKALDALREADPQWYQSQRMTGAMCYVDLFAENLQGVRDNIPYLTEMGITYLHLMPVFRSPKGDNDGGYAVSSYREVNPALGNMEELADLASELRHRGISLCLDFVLNHTSDEHEWARKALLGDLECQEYYRMYPDRSMPEAFEKSMGAIFPEEHPGAFTYRSQLRKWIWTTFHNYQWDLNYENPALFNRMIEEALFLANQGVEILRMDAVAFLWKRLGTTCQNLPEAHSILRAMNAAVRIAAPAMVFKSEAIVHPDDVRSYISEKECQLSYNPQLMALLWNSLATRETRTLRDALEKRFRIDPGCEWVNYVRCHDDIGWAFSNEDVEGAGFDANSHRRFLTDFYCGKFEGSFARGLPFQEDPITGDARVSGTCASLAGLEKAIAEKSDEEIDLAIKRIHLLHGVIMTIGGIPLIYLGDGIASLNDYAYEQDVDKLGDTRWVHRGKFDWERAKERHDPESIVGRVYEDILRLVHLRGQTRALNRAQTEFVDAGNIHVLGYFRNAVDSSVLVLANFSEEEQHIEGRHLRMLGLRKTVIDILSGQTVTATHELKMGPYQMLVLMRPS; encoded by the coding sequence ATGCACTCGACGCCCCCAGCCAGCGACCATACGCGTGAAGCGACAGCGCTACGGCGATTGATCCCACGACTCAAGAAGACATTCGCCGATCGGATCGAACCGAATGAGTGGGAAACCTACACGCGCCGAATCGACGAACACTTCCCTGAATTGTTCCGCCAGCTCTATGCGCTGTATGGCCATCAATATGACTTCTACTTCCATCTCGAAGGGATTCTCACGTCGATCACCGAGATGTGGCTCGATCGACCGTCCGAACTGAAGGCGCTTGATGCGCTGCGCGAGGCCGATCCGCAGTGGTATCAATCGCAGCGGATGACCGGCGCGATGTGCTATGTCGATTTGTTCGCCGAAAACCTGCAAGGCGTCCGCGACAACATTCCCTATCTGACCGAGATGGGGATCACCTATCTACATCTCATGCCGGTTTTTCGTTCGCCCAAAGGGGATAACGATGGCGGTTATGCGGTCAGCAGCTATCGCGAAGTGAATCCGGCGCTCGGTAATATGGAAGAGCTGGCCGATCTCGCCTCCGAATTGCGGCATCGTGGGATCTCGCTTTGTCTCGACTTCGTTCTCAATCACACTTCGGACGAACACGAATGGGCCCGCAAGGCGCTGCTCGGCGATCTAGAGTGCCAGGAATACTATCGCATGTATCCTGATCGCTCGATGCCGGAAGCGTTCGAGAAAAGCATGGGCGCCATCTTTCCAGAAGAGCACCCCGGCGCGTTTACCTATCGCAGTCAATTGCGGAAATGGATCTGGACGACGTTCCATAATTATCAGTGGGACCTGAACTACGAGAATCCAGCCCTCTTTAATCGCATGATCGAAGAGGCCCTGTTTCTGGCCAATCAGGGGGTCGAAATCTTGCGCATGGACGCTGTCGCGTTTCTCTGGAAGCGTCTCGGCACGACCTGCCAAAACTTGCCTGAGGCGCACTCGATCTTGCGCGCCATGAACGCCGCCGTCCGGATCGCGGCGCCGGCGATGGTGTTTAAATCGGAAGCGATCGTCCATCCCGACGACGTTCGCTCGTACATCAGCGAAAAAGAATGCCAGCTCTCGTACAATCCGCAACTGATGGCGCTCCTGTGGAATTCGCTCGCGACGCGTGAGACCCGCACGCTGCGTGATGCGCTCGAAAAGCGATTTCGCATTGATCCCGGTTGCGAGTGGGTGAACTACGTTCGCTGCCATGACGATATCGGCTGGGCGTTTTCCAACGAAGATGTCGAGGGCGCCGGCTTCGACGCCAACTCGCACCGCCGGTTTCTGACTGACTTCTATTGCGGCAAGTTTGAAGGCTCCTTTGCTCGCGGTTTGCCGTTTCAGGAAGATCCCATCACCGGCGACGCCCGCGTCTCTGGCACCTGTGCTTCATTGGCAGGCCTCGAAAAAGCGATTGCGGAAAAAAGCGACGAAGAGATCGACCTGGCGATCAAGCGAATCCACCTGTTGCACGGCGTGATCATGACGATCGGCGGAATTCCGTTGATCTATCTGGGAGACGGCATCGCGTCGCTCAACGATTACGCATACGAACAAGATGTCGACAAGCTGGGCGACACGCGGTGGGTTCATCGCGGTAAGTTCGATTGGGAGCGGGCCAAAGAGCGGCACGATCCCGAATCGATCGTGGGCCGCGTCTACGAAGATATCTTGCGATTGGTCCATCTCCGGGGACAAACGCGGGCCTTAAACCGCGCCCAAACCGAGTTTGTCGACGCCGGCAACATTCATGTGCTCGGCTACTTCCGTAACGCCGTCGATTCCTCCGTGCTGGTTTTGGCGAACTTCTCTGAAGAAGAGCAGCATATCGAAGGCCGCCATCTGCGAATGCTCGGCCTGCGAAAAACGGTCATCGACATCCTCTCGGGACAAACCGTCACCGCAACGCACGAGCTGAAGATGGGGCCCTATCAAATGTTAGTCCTCATGCGCCCCAGCTAA
- a CDS encoding sulfatase, whose protein sequence is MSRRFRYATMILGLAILFIPLILSRSAAAAQKPNIVLIFADDQGWKDIGYQGRGFIETPNLDRLAAESMVFTSGYASAGNCAPSRACLISGNYTPRHDVYAVFSTERGKKREMRLTPVPNKSGLAKQNVTMAEALQAAGYVTGHFGKWHLAGPEGALPSEQGFDVTFDSFGEGELREGSEGNQKGPTEDAKGVFTLTRKACEFIEANQHRPFFCYLAHHAIHSPLQGRAETLEKFQAKSSGKHDPSPMYAACTYDMDASVGMLLEKLDELHLTENTLLVYTSDNGATQSASQEPLRGGKGGYYEGGIREPLIVRWPGVTQPGGKSDVPVINVDFYPTFLEAAGAKVPAGKILDGESLLPLLSGEGRLKRTGIFWHFPGYLDRPVIRGRELDVRTGFRSRPVSVIRKGDWKLHLFHEEWQLDGGRENLTANHAVELYNLADDIGERHDLATVETDKRDDLLNDLLAWLQASEAKIPLPTNPKFAPVSRKDAGK, encoded by the coding sequence ATGTCGCGACGTTTTCGATACGCCACGATGATTCTTGGGCTGGCGATCTTGTTCATTCCTCTCATCCTCTCTAGGTCCGCAGCCGCCGCGCAGAAGCCGAATATCGTCCTGATCTTCGCCGACGACCAAGGCTGGAAAGATATCGGCTACCAAGGACGTGGATTTATAGAGACGCCGAACCTGGATCGGTTGGCCGCCGAAAGCATGGTCTTCACTTCCGGATATGCGTCGGCCGGCAACTGCGCGCCCAGTCGCGCCTGCTTGATCTCGGGCAACTACACGCCGCGGCATGACGTCTATGCAGTTTTCAGTACCGAACGAGGGAAGAAGCGGGAGATGCGTCTCACGCCGGTTCCGAACAAAAGTGGTTTGGCGAAACAAAACGTCACAATGGCCGAAGCGCTGCAAGCAGCCGGCTATGTGACTGGACATTTCGGCAAATGGCATCTCGCCGGCCCTGAAGGCGCACTCCCCAGCGAGCAAGGATTTGATGTGACCTTCGACTCGTTTGGGGAAGGGGAGCTGCGGGAAGGTTCTGAAGGAAACCAAAAGGGGCCCACCGAGGATGCGAAAGGCGTGTTTACGCTGACTCGCAAAGCGTGCGAGTTTATCGAAGCGAATCAACATCGTCCGTTCTTCTGTTATCTCGCGCATCATGCGATCCATAGTCCGTTGCAAGGTCGCGCGGAGACGCTGGAAAAATTCCAAGCGAAATCGTCCGGCAAGCATGACCCGAGTCCCATGTACGCCGCATGTACTTATGACATGGATGCGAGCGTCGGCATGTTGCTGGAAAAGCTGGATGAATTGCATCTGACCGAAAATACGCTGCTGGTTTACACCAGCGACAACGGCGCAACGCAATCCGCTTCGCAAGAGCCGCTGCGCGGCGGCAAAGGGGGCTATTACGAAGGAGGAATCCGAGAACCGCTGATTGTGCGCTGGCCCGGCGTCACCCAACCAGGCGGCAAGTCGGATGTGCCGGTGATCAATGTCGATTTCTATCCCACCTTTTTGGAGGCCGCCGGCGCGAAAGTTCCGGCCGGCAAAATTCTTGACGGAGAGTCTTTGCTTCCGCTGCTCTCTGGCGAAGGCCGCTTGAAGCGGACCGGCATCTTCTGGCACTTTCCTGGCTATCTGGATCGTCCGGTGATTCGGGGTCGAGAGCTGGATGTGCGCACCGGATTTCGGTCACGTCCCGTTAGCGTCATCCGCAAGGGAGACTGGAAGCTGCATCTCTTTCACGAAGAGTGGCAACTCGACGGCGGTCGCGAAAACCTGACCGCCAATCACGCCGTGGAACTTTACAATCTGGCCGACGACATCGGCGAGCGTCACGATTTGGCGACGGTCGAGACCGATAAACGAGACGACTTGTTGAACGACCTGCTGGCTTGGCTCCAAGCGTCAGAAGCGAAAATCCCGCTGCCAACGAACCCCAAATTTGCTCCGGTATCCCGAAAAGATGCCGGTAAATAG
- a CDS encoding DUF1559 domain-containing protein encodes MAIFFVSTPTRRHRSGFTLVELLVVIAIIGVLIALLLPAVQQAREAARRISCSNNLKQLGLAMHNYHDTHLKFPYAYRTLDNPPGPTGVSGGQSHARDTWFHRILPMLEQNGLYDLYESDHTQFVNNVSPASMMNTKISSLVCPSNPEFGGAGAKLAEGFQGTYGVCMSGSNTTGITTSTTGQGMFFLNSKTNLRDVTDGTSHTIMAGEGIARPMDDVNAHGDLGQYWGGGSWGASGFTTAEPPNTTLPDQVNSCKSTTVLQAPCQANTSRGQQYNFTRSYHPGGVQVVLADASVRFAPETIDTPLFQNLGNKADSNVIGEW; translated from the coding sequence ATGGCAATTTTCTTCGTTTCAACTCCCACCAGGCGGCATCGTTCAGGCTTTACGCTTGTCGAGCTACTAGTTGTTATCGCGATCATCGGCGTCCTAATCGCTTTATTGCTTCCGGCGGTGCAACAAGCCCGCGAAGCGGCTCGGCGGATCAGTTGCTCCAATAACTTGAAGCAGCTCGGACTAGCGATGCACAACTATCACGATACGCATCTGAAGTTTCCGTACGCCTATCGCACGTTGGATAACCCGCCGGGGCCGACCGGCGTTTCTGGCGGCCAGTCGCATGCGCGGGACACCTGGTTCCATCGCATCCTACCGATGCTTGAACAGAACGGGCTCTATGACTTGTATGAGTCCGACCATACTCAATTCGTCAATAACGTTTCTCCAGCATCGATGATGAATACCAAGATATCGTCACTTGTGTGTCCATCGAATCCCGAATTCGGCGGCGCAGGCGCCAAACTAGCAGAAGGATTCCAAGGAACGTATGGAGTTTGCATGAGCGGCTCGAATACGACCGGAATTACAACGTCCACTACTGGACAGGGGATGTTCTTTCTCAATTCAAAAACGAATCTGCGCGACGTGACCGATGGAACGTCCCATACGATCATGGCCGGTGAAGGCATCGCACGTCCGATGGACGACGTGAATGCTCACGGCGATCTCGGCCAGTATTGGGGTGGAGGTTCCTGGGGAGCTTCTGGATTTACAACCGCTGAACCCCCGAATACGACGTTGCCGGATCAGGTCAACTCCTGTAAATCGACGACCGTCTTGCAGGCTCCTTGTCAGGCGAATACGTCACGAGGGCAGCAATACAACTTTACCCGCAGCTATCATCCTGGCGGCGTTCAAGTCGTGTTGGCTGACGCTTCGGTTCGATTTGCCCCCGAAACGATTGATACTCCGCTCTTTCAAAATCTGGGAAACAAGGCCGATTCCAACGTCATTGGCGAGTGGTAG